A window of Castanea sativa cultivar Marrone di Chiusa Pesio chromosome 1, ASM4071231v1 contains these coding sequences:
- the LOC142619056 gene encoding YTH domain-containing protein ECT4 isoform X2 — protein MAGEKILEKPELLAAGMKPESVAELSEQDAASGKDGIPSDSTSYVSSTMDATSSTKGFNGSYNQLGDHYNLQADGSHTGMQSDNASMVYYLPGYPYTSGTLVGADGQCAGQQQYLASSGYLQQPVPYGSEAMPCYSWDSPYVGDALNGSSAGFANGKSAPGSTTFAKSNSSYSMRTNGNVASKFSKSIPHTQPVRTFNKVPHLSSDFSKGLLKGYNPMGKLSSFTYQKQGMFPQNGQVNYRPNGRAWNVNDRSKLRDKYNRNGEFENSTELTRGPRAYNKSASSDSSGEIVDLGLAVRSDEYNLHDFPIEYENAKFYIIKSYSEDDIHKSIKYNVWSSTPNGNKKLDAAFRDVEAKATEKNSKCPMFLFFSVNGSGQFVGVAEMIGQVDFNKDMEFWQLDKWNGFFPVKWHIVKDVPNTQLRHIILENNENRPVTFTRDTQEVGLKQGLEMLSIFKSYTAKSSLVDDFKFYENREKSLLSKSNKPTTPPMEMYSNGDIPDNTAGERKIEVELGAAKRTTTTDPNTLIHLTKNLSLNGSPLKGSSVKNPIGNSATSAF, from the exons ATGGCTGGAGAGAAGATATTGGAGAAAC CTGAGCTTTTGGCTGCAGGAATGAAGCCAGAATCTGTTGCTGAATTGAGTGAGCAAGATGCG GCATCTGGGAAAGATGGGATTCCATCTGATTCTACCTCCTACGTCTCCTCTACTATGGATGCTACCTCTAGCACCAAAG GATTTAATGGATCCTATAATCAGCTAGGTGATCATTATAATCTTCAAGCAGATGGTTCTCATACG GGTATGCAATCCGACAATGCTTCAATGGTCTATTATCTGCCTGGCTACCCATATACTTCAGGGACTCTTGTGGGTGCTGATGGGCAGTGCGCTGGTCAACAGCAATATTTGGCTTCCTCAGGATATCTTCAGCAACCTGTTCCCTATGGATCTGAAGCAATGCCTTGTTATTCATGGGATTCACCATATGTTGGGGATGCTCTAAATGGAAGCTCTGCTGGTTTTGCTAATGGAAAATCTGCCCCAGGTTCAACCACTTTTGCAAAGTCTAATAGCTCCTACTCAATGAGAACAAATGGCAATGTTGCTAGCAAATTTTCAAAGTCTATTCCTCATACACAACCTGTCAGAACATTTAACAAG GTGCCTCATTTAAGTTCTGACTTCTCAAAAGGCCTTTTGAAAGGTTACAACCCAATGGGGAAGTTGTCGTCGTTTACTTACCAAAAACAAGGTATGTTCCCTCAGAATGGTCAAGTGAATTACCGACCAAATGGGAGAGCATGGAATGTAAATGATAGAAGTAAGTTGAGAGACAAATACAACAGGAATGGAGAATTCGAAAACTCAACTGAATTAACTCGTGGACCTAGGGCATACAACAAGAGTGCTTCTTCAGACTCATCCGGTGAAATTGTGGATTTGGGGCTCGCAGTTCGTAGTGACGAATACAACCTTCACGATTTCCCAATTGAGTATGAAAATGCAAAATTCTACATCATCAAGTCCTACAGTGAAGATGATATTCACAAGAGTATTAAATATAATGTTTGGTCTAGTACTCCAAATGGAAATAAGAAGTTAGATGCAGCATTCCGTGATGTTGAAGCAAAAGCAACTGAGAAAAATTCCAAGTGTCCAATGTTCCTCTTCTTCTCG GTTAATGGAAGTGGACAGTTTGTGGGCGTTGCTGAGATGATTGGACAGGTGGACTTCAATAAAGACATGGAATTTTGGCAACTTGACAAGTGGAATGGGTTCTTTCCAGTAAAATGGCATATAGTAAAAGATGTTCCTAACACTCAACTGCGGCACATTATCCTAGAAAACAATGAGAATAGGCCTGTAACTTTTACCCGGGACACTCAAGAG GTTGGGCTGAAGCAAGGTTTGGAAATGCTGAGTATTTTTAAAAGTTACACAGCAAAATCATCATTGGTagatgattttaaattttatgaaaatagagAGAAGTCTCTTCTTTCCAAAAGCAACAAGCCTACAACTCCACCAATGGAAATGTACAGTAACGGTGATATTCCT GATAACACAGCAGGAGAAAGGAAAATTGAAGTGGAATTAGGGGCTGCCAAGAGAACTACAACTACCGATCCCAATACTCTTATCCATCTCACTAAAAATCTTTCCCTCAATGGTTCCCCTCTGAAGGGTAGTTCTGTAAAGAATCCCATAGGAAACTCCGCAACATCAGCATTTTAG
- the LOC142619056 gene encoding YTH domain-containing protein ECT4 isoform X1, with protein MAGEKILEKPELLAAGMKPESVAELSEQDAASGKDGIPSDSTSYVSSTMDATSSTKGETDHKSVGEHGEYHPPTSCYNYYFPGFNGSYNQLGDHYNLQADGSHTGMQSDNASMVYYLPGYPYTSGTLVGADGQCAGQQQYLASSGYLQQPVPYGSEAMPCYSWDSPYVGDALNGSSAGFANGKSAPGSTTFAKSNSSYSMRTNGNVASKFSKSIPHTQPVRTFNKVPHLSSDFSKGLLKGYNPMGKLSSFTYQKQGMFPQNGQVNYRPNGRAWNVNDRSKLRDKYNRNGEFENSTELTRGPRAYNKSASSDSSGEIVDLGLAVRSDEYNLHDFPIEYENAKFYIIKSYSEDDIHKSIKYNVWSSTPNGNKKLDAAFRDVEAKATEKNSKCPMFLFFSVNGSGQFVGVAEMIGQVDFNKDMEFWQLDKWNGFFPVKWHIVKDVPNTQLRHIILENNENRPVTFTRDTQEVGLKQGLEMLSIFKSYTAKSSLVDDFKFYENREKSLLSKSNKPTTPPMEMYSNGDIPDNTAGERKIEVELGAAKRTTTTDPNTLIHLTKNLSLNGSPLKGSSVKNPIGNSATSAF; from the exons ATGGCTGGAGAGAAGATATTGGAGAAAC CTGAGCTTTTGGCTGCAGGAATGAAGCCAGAATCTGTTGCTGAATTGAGTGAGCAAGATGCG GCATCTGGGAAAGATGGGATTCCATCTGATTCTACCTCCTACGTCTCCTCTACTATGGATGCTACCTCTAGCACCAAAGGTGAGACTGATCACAAATCAGTTGGAGAGCATGGTGAATACCATCCACCTACTAGCTGTTACAATTATTATTTCCCAG GATTTAATGGATCCTATAATCAGCTAGGTGATCATTATAATCTTCAAGCAGATGGTTCTCATACG GGTATGCAATCCGACAATGCTTCAATGGTCTATTATCTGCCTGGCTACCCATATACTTCAGGGACTCTTGTGGGTGCTGATGGGCAGTGCGCTGGTCAACAGCAATATTTGGCTTCCTCAGGATATCTTCAGCAACCTGTTCCCTATGGATCTGAAGCAATGCCTTGTTATTCATGGGATTCACCATATGTTGGGGATGCTCTAAATGGAAGCTCTGCTGGTTTTGCTAATGGAAAATCTGCCCCAGGTTCAACCACTTTTGCAAAGTCTAATAGCTCCTACTCAATGAGAACAAATGGCAATGTTGCTAGCAAATTTTCAAAGTCTATTCCTCATACACAACCTGTCAGAACATTTAACAAG GTGCCTCATTTAAGTTCTGACTTCTCAAAAGGCCTTTTGAAAGGTTACAACCCAATGGGGAAGTTGTCGTCGTTTACTTACCAAAAACAAGGTATGTTCCCTCAGAATGGTCAAGTGAATTACCGACCAAATGGGAGAGCATGGAATGTAAATGATAGAAGTAAGTTGAGAGACAAATACAACAGGAATGGAGAATTCGAAAACTCAACTGAATTAACTCGTGGACCTAGGGCATACAACAAGAGTGCTTCTTCAGACTCATCCGGTGAAATTGTGGATTTGGGGCTCGCAGTTCGTAGTGACGAATACAACCTTCACGATTTCCCAATTGAGTATGAAAATGCAAAATTCTACATCATCAAGTCCTACAGTGAAGATGATATTCACAAGAGTATTAAATATAATGTTTGGTCTAGTACTCCAAATGGAAATAAGAAGTTAGATGCAGCATTCCGTGATGTTGAAGCAAAAGCAACTGAGAAAAATTCCAAGTGTCCAATGTTCCTCTTCTTCTCG GTTAATGGAAGTGGACAGTTTGTGGGCGTTGCTGAGATGATTGGACAGGTGGACTTCAATAAAGACATGGAATTTTGGCAACTTGACAAGTGGAATGGGTTCTTTCCAGTAAAATGGCATATAGTAAAAGATGTTCCTAACACTCAACTGCGGCACATTATCCTAGAAAACAATGAGAATAGGCCTGTAACTTTTACCCGGGACACTCAAGAG GTTGGGCTGAAGCAAGGTTTGGAAATGCTGAGTATTTTTAAAAGTTACACAGCAAAATCATCATTGGTagatgattttaaattttatgaaaatagagAGAAGTCTCTTCTTTCCAAAAGCAACAAGCCTACAACTCCACCAATGGAAATGTACAGTAACGGTGATATTCCT GATAACACAGCAGGAGAAAGGAAAATTGAAGTGGAATTAGGGGCTGCCAAGAGAACTACAACTACCGATCCCAATACTCTTATCCATCTCACTAAAAATCTTTCCCTCAATGGTTCCCCTCTGAAGGGTAGTTCTGTAAAGAATCCCATAGGAAACTCCGCAACATCAGCATTTTAG